The stretch of DNA CGGCTTATCAGATAAGCTTGCTCAGCTTATAAGCGAGTTTCAGAAAAGCtctcccaaacagggcctaagtcgATCTTCTGCCCAAATAATCATGAAGCCGATTGAAGAACACCCTTTCCAATATGCCAAGTTTTCTAGcagtggaagaggatagggaaAAGATGGTGTGTTGCATCTCTGTGACATGGAGCGAGCCCACATATATGCATAGCACATATGTTACACTTTCATCCCCGCTTTATGCAAAAATACTGTTGGTATGttgcagcgaacagagtgagccaacagtatttttctctcacaccaaaccagcactagccagcagccaccagccagccagcagtacttttctcccataacaaatcagcacccgCCACCGGCCACAGCACAACGAACAGAGTGTAGCTAGCTTTCACCTACCTAAACTTCCAACGTAGTACTAGGCCAAtatcagtgggagtgtcataagagtgtcatagacattaaatttgctaatatatactaatagtatgaggagagagaagagaaaagtgtcatgaaatgtgagaggagtgtcatcaccatgacactccactGGCACAGTTCTTAAGATTTCAGTCTAAGTAattgtgtcgatgacactcccactgagactggcctaaacCACCATACTACAACCACAATTGAACCACATAGGTCAACTACTATTAAGGAATACCGGTCTGAGTATTACAATCCGGCACTAAGAAGTGATGGTTGTGGAGGCAGGGCAGCAAAAATGGATAGATGGTGCGAGGCTGCTAATAGGTGGAAGACAATAAAAACACATGTTACACATCCCTAATTTCATAGGAAGCGGCTGAGAAAAAATTAATTTTTTCTTGAGGCAACTGGTAAGACATGTCTCTCCAACCAGCATATGCATGCAGCATGCATACACACTGAGTCACTGATACACAGCATATTGCACTACGTCACTAGTTATTGCTTACACGACACACATCAACACATACACGTACCAGGGGCGGGCCTACATTGTATCAAAGGTATTCAAgtgaatacccattattttttggcaaaaccttTTACATATATAGAGTGTAGCATATGTATATGAATTAAAACTATGAATACTGGACAATATAACTGGCTTCCAAACTTCTAGTTTCTGTTTGGTGCTGAAAATCGTAGCACCCCACGTCCCACCCCTCCCCACCCAACGGCCCACTAGCCCATTAGCGATCAGGCAGCCAGTCAGCCAGTTTGACCGACAAGCCAAGCGCCTGTGTGCCCCCTCGGTCCCTCGATTCCCCAATGCCCAGCTGCAAGAGCGGAACTCTAGCTCCTCAAGTTGGCGATCTCGGCAGCAAGAGCGCAATCGATGAGGGCCAGACGAATAGACAGGCAGGGACTTGTCGGCCGCGAGGATGGACATTGGTAGGGGCTCTACGGCTGGGTAAATGATCAGCGCCACGGGCGTGGTAGCTGGGCGGGAGACGAGATACGAGTAGCGGCTAGGTCAGCTCCGCAGCCAGGCAGGAGCGCAGGGctctgttggcgcctaccagcgtcaccaccgggaaGCAGCGATGacacccgcagacgccaattgggaTTGCAGGTATTTCAATGACTActaaacttctcctaaactccactaagcctatagaCTACACAAGATGGGCTTGAGAAGAGAGGTGAGTGTGTGTTCATTCtctacccctccccttgtaGTTATAGGAGGGATCCACGGGCTAAAACCCTTGAAACCGACCTAAGGGACCAATGGTGAAGCACCATGTGGCAAAGTTGATGCGgtgggcccatgggcctggtcggccgaccagcccggGGCGCCAACAGCCCCCAACTCTCTTCTAGTGGGTTTTTCTGGCCTCCCTTGTCCGATCCATGCTGGTCTcggcctgtcttgagtggtttgaactgggttcttgggctacacttggtccatttgagcctgaatcggtgctctggtattttctgtaattttatactgggccaaagtgtgcttgcaacctgcatattagctcaaaaacacatcttgcattttctacaaggtgaagtgtggtttaggaatttatttggataaagatgcgtgtaagaaatgcaaactctcatgattttttgatcaaATTGACGCCTAGAAATAGTCGTTAGTGGGCGTCAACAAGCTCGAGCATGCTCGGCATGGAGCATCTTGGGGCTGCCGCTTTGCGCAGTGTGGTAGGGCCTCCACTGCTCCGCCGCTCCAACAATTGTGCCCATGTCTTGGGCGAGCAAGTAAAAACAGGTCTGAGTGAAATTAAGCCTGAGCACAAAGTGAACTGACTAGTGATAAATTTGATCTTTATTTTAAAACTTAGCATTGTAATTTATAAATTTGGAGCTATTAAAAAATTACgccttttgaaattttgaatacccagcTCTCGAATCCTGAGCCCGCCCCTGACACGTACAACTGCAAGTCCAATAATTCCCTACTCACCCATACAGACAGGccagaaaacaaaagaaagccaTCCTCTGTCTACTAGTTTAACAAACACTGAGAGAGGTCTCGCGCTCGCGTCTGCCATGCGTCCTTTTCTGGCCACCGCTACAGCTGCGCTAATCCTCTCAACTCGCCATCATCCTGCTTCAGATAATCTTCTCTGCCtcgtaataataataataatgctGCTTCGTCACTCGTTTCTGACATCACCACCAGTGGCCGTCGTCGATGACATCTCGACGTtgttcttctccttctccgGCGACTCCTGCTGCTGGTAGCCGTCGCCGGCCATGTTGGGGATGCCGAAGAGCCCGCCCATCTGCTCGAGCGTGCGGCCGCGTGTCTCCCGGAGGTaggtgaagaagaagacccaggcGAGCGACGCGATGCCCGCGTAGAGGAAGAAGCTTCCCCCGATGGTGATGCCCTTGGAGAGCGACAAGAAGGTCATGGAGATCACCCCGCTGGTGACGCGGTTCAACCCCACGCCCAGCGCGCACCCGAGCGCGCGGAGGTGCAGCGGGAAGATCTCCGAGCTGTACACCCACGTGATGGGCCCCAGCCCGATGGAGAAGAAGGCCACCACGCCGAGGATGGAGGCGATGCAGACGCCGATGGCCCAGGGGACGGTGGCGCCGCCCTCCGGGTGGTGGCCGACGGCGGTGAGCCCGACCCCGAGCCCCACGAGGCAGACGAGCATGCCCCCCGTGCTGGTCAGcaggagcggccgccggccgaaGCGGTCCAGCGTGACCGTGGCCACCAGGATGAAGAGCGTCTTGGTCGCGCCGACGGCGCACGTCGTGCCGAGCAGCTTGCTCTTGTCGGTGATGCCGGCGCTCTGGAACACGCGCGGGCTGTAGAGCACCACCGAGTCGATGCCCGACGCCTGCTGGAAGAAGTGGATGCCGAGCGCCGACAGGAGCACGCGCCGGacgcccggcgccggcgagaggATCAGCTCCCTCCAcacgcgctgctcgccgccggcccttTTGGGCGCGGCGACGACGTCCCCGTCGACGTCGGCCGGGATGCCGGCCGCCTCCTTGATGTCGGCGAGGCGCagggccgcctcctccggcgtgTCGGAGGTCTTGTCGAGCACGGCTCGCGAGTCGGCGAGGCGGCCCTTCATGACCAGCCACCGCGGCGACTCGGGCATGCCCAGCACCATGAGCGCGAGGACGACGGAAGGCGCGGCGCCGATGCCGAGCATGAGGCGCCAGCCGAGCTTGAGGCTGAGGTGGGAGAAGGCGTAGTTGGAGACGTAGCCGAGCAGGATGCCGAGGTTGATGAACACCTCGGGGAAGGAGGTGAGGAAGCCCCGCGACGACGCCGGCGAGACCTCCGCCGTGTAGACGGGCGCGATCATGAGCGCGTAGCccacgccgacgccggcgacgaACCTGCCGGCCATGAGCATTGGGTAGTTGACCGAGAAGCCCATCATGAGGGCGCCGACGAAGAAGatgacggcggcgaggacgatggTGAGCCGCCGGCCGATCCAGTCGGAGGTGCGCCCTGCCGCGAAGGAGCCGATGAGCGAGTAGAGGTTGAGGATGCCCAGCAGGACCTCCACCTCCACGTCCGATATCTTGAGGTCCTCCTTGATGAACAGCGCCGCGCCGCTCATCACCCCGATGTCTAATAATTAATCAGAAGCACGCAGAAAAATGTTGAAGACAATTAACATGAAGTGATCACTAGCTAAAACATCATGCACACACACGTATGTACTTTAATAATTAGCACCAACAAGTCTATATACAAGTAGAAAAAAGGTCATAAAGTATCAGATGTGTTTGCAGGACAATTACAGTTTTATACTTGACACGGCAAGAGAGGAGGgggcaaaaagaagaagaagaagaagaagaagaagaagaagaagaagaagaagaagaagaagaagaagaagaagaagaagaagaagatgtacGTACCGTAGCCGAGGAGGATGGAGGTCATGGAGGCCAAGATGGCGCAGGCGAAGGCGAACCGGACGTTGCTCTTCTTccgcggcgcgacggcggccggaAGGCCACCGGAGGCGGCTGCGGCCGTGTTTGCTGCTTCGTTGTGCTGTTCTGCCATTGTTACCTTCTTTGGGAGCTTGTGAACGCTAACCGTGCACAACTGCACTTGGACCAGTAGGAGGTTGCTGCTAGCAATATAGTGGTGCACAAGGTTTTACATGTCCCTACTCGGGTACTACCTAGCCAACATGAACAAAAGACGCTGTGGAGGGACCGTGCATATATAGGCGCGATATATGTGATCACCTCTCATCGATAGGGAGGAGCAGcaacttcagagttcagacgaAGAGCCTGACAAATGTGGGCCCACGAGACTCGTTGTCAGAGGGAACGATGACGATGGTTTCCGTGTCAACTTTGAAGTTGGATGGTTGATACCTACTACCTACTGTTCCAGTGCCGTCGTCTTTGCGGTGGTAATCTGTTTTTAGTTGAATTGTTAAGCTAATAATAAGCAGCTTTATGGACACATCTGATCTGGGACTTTTGAGTATACGTAGAGATCGACCATCTGGGACAATTTTGCCGTCGGTTTGTTGCAGTATACATGAGATTGTCTTGTGTCGAAATTGCCAATTATCTGTACGGTTTGCGTTTATGGAATTTACTTGCTCAAACCTAACATCGATCCGAAACCTGTTGGGTTGATTGGAATCATTCTTGGTGTGGCTaaaccaaaataaaaaaaagattcaTGAATTCATATTCGCCTAGAATTGTAGGATGGATTAATTCATCACCAGAAAAGAACCCGGCCGGGCCCTAACAGAGAAAAAAAGGGTAGCCATGCCCCCACATGTCTATACAATATATGCATACTCCGTTCATCCTGAAATATAAATTATTTTGATTTATCCTAAATCAAAATATTCTAAGTTTGATTAAGTTAATAAAAAAGCGATAACGTCTTGAATGCCAAACGAgaataattagatttattataaaaatatattatcacAATTTACTTAGTTAATGTGTTAAATGCTAATATTcttctctataaatttgatcaaatttagtcTATTTTAACTTATAACAAAATAAAATACATACATGGACGACGCTCGTTTAATTTAGCTCAATTAAGGCGACAGAGCCGGGCACGCGAAGTCAAGAGTCAAACGCTTCAATCGATTTTATTACTTAAAAAAGATTTAAGTACTCCAAAGATTCCGCTGTCACACTCGTCAAAGCTTAGCCAGGCACGGAGAACGACGGAACCACAGGTCAGCAGGTGTGCACGACCCCAGCTACAAAAATTCCCTTACATTTTCGTCCTCTACCCGCGGGCCATGTGCGTGCTTCTTGCTAATTAAACAAAACCAACATGCTAATCCAGAGACACGCGTACCCGTATACCATTGATGCACACCATTGGGATAGTATCAACGACAACCGATGGGACAAGAACTAATTAATCAGTTTATCATAAAaccattttctttattttcgcTAAATTGGAATATATTTTCCTTGGTATCAGTACTACTGCACACGTCTGTCTACTGCTTGGACTTTTCGACGTTGTGTGATAGTGTCTGTCACATGCTTAGAGGGCCATCTGTGCTTAGACTTGCTTATTTACAGTCGTATGTAGGCAGACGTCACTATAGACACATATCAGTAATGGTCACTAAATAAATCCAAAACATTCCAGTAACAATTAATAGATGGTAAGAACCTACTAGCTGACCGTTCACTGTGAAATCAAAatgattgattttttttcttacaaGCTCTAAGCATCAGTACGATTGACATAGTTATGGTTTTAGTTCAGGATGTCCATTTCCCATAGTGTTCAGTCTTGAATCAATTTAGCTTTCATTGGATAGAATACAGATATTAGACAACCATAAACTGTCACAGTAAACTCTTGCTGAAGGTCTATCTAGAGCAAATTATCTTACACTAAAGCTTCTAGaatcaaagttttttttatgcATTACACATGGATCATGCTTACAAATATATTTGTTAAGTTTCCTGCACAAATACTGCAGTCTCACAAGTTCATGGAGGTTGCCAAAGTCCGATCTTGAGCTTGGGTCATGTAAATATACACTAAAATCAAACTCCATGAAAACCACTTCCACCAGAAGTCAGAATAGGCATCAAACATAATCAAGAATACTATTATCACATAAATGAATGTGTGTATCATAGATCCTCAAAATACCACAAAGACAGACATAATCAGGAATACTATTTAGCTTTCATTGGATAGAATACAGATAATAGACAACCATAAACAGCCACAGTAAATACTTGATGAAGGTTATCTAGAGCAAATTATCTTACAAAAACTACTAGAATGATTTTTTTCATTACTAATGGATTATGATTACAAACATATTTGTTAAGTTTCTTGCATAAATACTGCTGTCTCTCAAGTTCATGGAGGGTTTCCAAAGTCCAGTCTTGAGCTTGGGTCATGTAAATATACACTAAAATCAAACTCCATGAAGACCACTTCCACCAGAAGTCAGAATAGGCATCAAATATAATCAAGAATACTATCACATAAAAGAATGTGTGTACCATAGATACTCAAAAGGCTACAAAGACATACATACATAAGTCATGAAAATTCTTATTATGGGTTCAAACGCTGCtctatccttcttctcatagATTGAATCAAGTGGCCTTGAGAATTGCGAAAATGAAACAAGTGATCTCGAAATGCTGAAAGTTCTGGTACCCTTTGCAGCATTGGTGCATACTCTTGACATGATGGATCTTCAGAAAAATTAATCAAAGCTTCTGCTGCTGCGGACTCCGTCAAGTTCCCTAAACGTCCATTGAGCAAGTCTAAAAGAACAGGAATAGCACCAACTTCCATCAAACCTTCTCTGATATACTCCTCATAGCTTAACTGTGCAACAGCGCCTGTAACTTTCTCAATAACATCATGATTATTCCCATTCCGCAGAAGGTCCACAAGAACAGTTATCACTCCAGAACTTTTAAGGAAAGGAATGATACTCTTATATTCAGCAAGAGCCAACAAAACATCAACAGCAGCACTTATTGCAAGGTCATCTTCACCCCTCAGGATTCCAGCCAGATTCTCCAGAACCACTCCAGCATTGTCCCTGATTGAAATTAAAATGCAGAATACATCTTCCACGATATCTTTCGCAAGTGGATGCCTTTCTTTCAGCAGCTCAGCATATAAAGGTATGGCGCCAGACTGATGAATCAACGGGAGATGGGGTCCAATTGACGAGACTATACCAAGCGCATTAGCAGCAACAAGGCTTGCTGAGGAACCACCATTCCTCATGAGGCCAACTAGCGCCTGATGACTGCTGACACTAGGATCCCCAGGAGCACCTGCTTTCGCTTTGAGAACTCCTGGTTGCAACGACCTAGCTTCGCATCGTTCATGAACAATGCTCATGCTCACCACCAAGGCTGTCCTGATGCTCACGCGTTCACCCAGCGCCTCAAAAGTTGCCACCGTGCTTGTCGGATGTGGTCACGCCGCTTGGGTTCTCTGGACCAGCGTGAAACCGACACAAGACTCCTTGTGTAGGCTCTCGATCTGCTGGAGGAGGTTCGTCCTCTGACTCCTCACGAGGCCATCCTGCGCCGCCTCGCCACACATGCAATCCAGACCATCAACAATGAACGCCTTGCGTACTGGCGCCAGCGCTTCCACATTCGCATCGCGACTGAGTGGGATGAAAACTCTCGTTTCTTTCACACAGCTGCGTCGAGTCGTCGGCATAAAAATCTCATCCATTGCCTTGAGCATGACGGGCAAACTTTCCTGGCCCATGACGCCAAAAGCTTAATCCTCCATGATTTCTACAAAGACCTGCTGGGCCGCTCCTGCTCGGTGGAATGGCGTTTCTGCCTATCTGAACTTTATCCGACAACAGCCGTTGCCGGTATGGATCTCTCGCGTCCTTTCACCTCTGATGAGATTTCTTCTGCTCTGTTCTCCATGGACATGAACGCCAGTCCGGGGCCTGATGGCTTCGGTCCGTCATTCTATAGGCACTTCTGGCCGGCCCTACGGAATGATCTCACCCAACTGTTCACTCAATTTTATGATGGCTGCATTGACCTAGATGGTCTGAATAGGGCATACTTGGTGCTCATACCAAAGAAAGCTGGAGTCCGCACTGCTGACGCGTTCAGACCGATCTCTCTCCAGAATTGCCCGATGAAGCTCTTCACCAAAGTCATGGCGAACCGGCTTCGTGCTGCCATCCCCGCCATTGTTGACGCTGATCAGACAGGTTTTGTCCATGGCCGTAGCATTGCCGAGAACTTCATATATGCTGCAGACCTTCTGAGCTGCTACCATAAGCGAGGGGTCCCTACTGCAGTGATCAAGCTCGACTTCAAAAAGGCTTTCGACTCGGTGAACTGGAGCAGCCTTGACGCCATCTTGCTAGCTAGGGGGTTTGATGCTCGGTGGCGTGGCTGGATAGCCAATGTTCTCTCCTCTGGGAAGACGGTTGTCATGCTTAATGGTGTGCCTGGACGCTGGATTACTTGCCGGAGAGGCCTACGATAGGGCGATCCCATTAGCCCTTACTTATTCATCATCGTCGCTGACGTTCTGCAAAGATTGATCAGACGAGCTTCGGTTCGTGGCAATCTCTGCCACCCTGTTGTTCCCTCTCTCCCATGTCCGGTGCTCCAATACGCAGATGACACTCTTATTGTCGCCAAAGGAAACGTGGCCTCGATGCGTACCCTCAGGTCGATTCTTGAAGACTTCTCTGCTGCTAccggcctcaccatcaacttccACAAATCAACCTTTGTCCCGATGCATGTGGCTCCGGACGTTGCCATGGACATGGCCACCACTTTGGGTTGCACAGCGTCTACTTTCCCCCAGACCTACCTTGGCTTGCCACTTTCTCCCCACAAACTCAGAGTGGCTGATTATAAACCATTACTTGACAGCTTTGACCGCTACCTCAGTGGTTGGAAAGCCAAACTCCTGAGCACCGGTGGGAGGCTTGTTCTTGTTAGGAAAAATTGGTTTCATAGCATCGAAAGATCATCGTTTCTGAAAAATACCATCAAAAGATCTCTGTTACGTAAAATACCATTGAAAGAATCATTCCGTTTCGAAAAATACCATTCCGTTAACTTTTGCAATGAACCGATCACCATTCTTTTTATTGGACAAACTAAAATATCTGTTTTACCCTCATCTTCTTCCCTTActcttccttcttccttccaCGAGCACGTATCCGCCCGCTCCTGCTAACCTGCCCGGCTCCGctcgccgctccgcccaccCCTGCCCACGCCACGCACCGTCGGCCTGTGCTCGTCACAGCTAGCTATAGCAGCAACAATAGCGGCTAAGCGGCATCGCCAGCGGCACTGGTGGTAGTGGCCGCTGTGTTCGTGCTCGTGCTGGTGGTGCAGGTGTGCAGCGGCTGCCAGCGGACGCGCTGCCagcctgctactgctgctgtttGTGCTTGTCTCCGCAGAAGTACTGGAGGATGCAAGGCCCAGGAGCAGGTCCACAAAACCATCCACGATAGGTGCTGCTGCTTGCCATTGCCGTTGATCTTGAGGTACCACGCCGGGCACCGCCCAGTTGTGGAGCCCGTGCGTGGACACCATCTCCTCCATGGACGGGCGAAGTCCCTGTGCGGGCGGATGCGTGCTCGCGGGAGGACGAaggaagagaagaggaagaataTGAGGGTAAAAGAGATATTTTAGTTTGTCCAATAAAAAGAATGGTGATCG from Panicum virgatum strain AP13 chromosome 9K, P.virgatum_v5, whole genome shotgun sequence encodes:
- the LOC120648069 gene encoding uncharacterized protein LOC120648069; amino-acid sequence: MECPPPVRREDGETEWAEVARKYLHVVSSGDEAAAVGATLVVKRLAGHAPDSAVRVVVRALVGLLARSPPPRLQAAASQALCSVVRVDGGRFTAEVVDAGFFPVAQGLLPEAEEVPQRILLRCLSCILTFHATSRVVFGRGGGAEVFLGLFPGCSGASKRRLLEILSALALMKEVRRLLLTDGKVEYLVAAISSGNLASRTRAAQAAGLLGASTVGRSLLVEMGAPLSTVATFEALGERVSIRTALVVSMSIVHERCEARSLQPGVLKAKAGAPGDPSVSSHQALVGLMRNGGSSASLVAANALGIVSSIGPHLPLIHQSGAIPLYAELLKERHPLAKDIVEDVFCILISIRDNAGVVLENLAGILRGEDDLAISAAVDVLLALAEYKSIIPFLKSSGVITVLVDLLRNGNNHDVIEKVTGAVAQLSYEEYIREGLMEVGAIPVLLDLLNGRLGNLTESAAAEALINFSEDPSCQEYAPMLQRVPELSAFRDHLFHFRNSQGHLIQSMRRRIEQRLNP
- the LOC120651930 gene encoding putative polyol transporter 1 — its product is MAEQHNEAANTAAAASGGLPAAVAPRKKSNVRFAFACAILASMTSILLGYDIGVMSGAALFIKEDLKISDVEVEVLLGILNLYSLIGSFAAGRTSDWIGRRLTIVLAAVIFFVGALMMGFSVNYPMLMAGRFVAGVGVGYALMIAPVYTAEVSPASSRGFLTSFPEVFINLGILLGYVSNYAFSHLSLKLGWRLMLGIGAAPSVVLALMVLGMPESPRWLVMKGRLADSRAVLDKTSDTPEEAALRLADIKEAAGIPADVDGDVVAAPKRAGGEQRVWRELILSPAPGVRRVLLSALGIHFFQQASGIDSVVLYSPRVFQSAGITDKSKLLGTTCAVGATKTLFILVATVTLDRFGRRPLLLTSTGGMLVCLVGLGVGLTAVGHHPEGGATVPWAIGVCIASILGVVAFFSIGLGPITWVYSSEIFPLHLRALGCALGVGLNRVTSGVISMTFLSLSKGITIGGSFFLYAGIASLAWVFFFTYLRETRGRTLEQMGGLFGIPNMAGDGYQQQESPEKEKNNVEMSSTTATGGDVRNE